One Benincasa hispida cultivar B227 chromosome 5, ASM972705v1, whole genome shotgun sequence genomic window carries:
- the LOC120077489 gene encoding probable 1-acyl-sn-glycerol-3-phosphate acyltransferase 5: MEVKDVETRDHTLTPAKLFRGLLCLLVLLLTAFMMLVYYGFISAIFVRVFSIHYSRKATSFFFGSWLALWPFLFEKINKTKVIFSGEVVPARERVLLIANHRTEVDWMYLWDLAIRKGQLGYIKYILKSSLMKLPVFGWAFHILEFISVERKWEVDELTMHQMLSTFKDYYDPFWLALFPEGTDFTDQKCIRSQKYAAEKGLPILKNVLLPKTKGFRTCLHDLRKCLDAVYDVTIGYKHRCPSLLDNVFGLEPSEVHIHIQRIPLHHIPTTENEVANWLMNTFRHKDQLLEKFHSQGHFPHEGTEGDLSTLNCLVSIITVMLLTSISTYFTFFSSIWFKIYVSLACSFLAFATRFNIRPMPIFGHKKSS; encoded by the exons ATGGAAGTTAAGGATGTTGAAACCAGGGATCACACCTTAACTCCAGCTAAGCTGTTCAGGGGTCTATTATGCTTGCTGGTGCTTCTTTTAACAGCATTTATGATGTTAGTATATTATGGTTTTATCAGTGCCATTTTTGTCCGAGTATTCAGCATACATTATAGCCGAAAAGctacttccttcttctttgGTTCTTGGTTAGCTCTGTGGCCTTTTCTATTTGAGAAGATTAACAaaacaaaagttattttttctgGAGAAGTGGTTCCTGCAAGGGAACGTGTCTTGCTTATTGCAAACCATAGAACTGAAGTTGATTGGATGTACCTGTGGGATCTTGCAATACGAAAAGGACAACTAGGATACATAAAGTATATACTTAAGAGCAGTTTGATGAAGCTACCAGTATTTGGTTGGGCATTTCACATATTAGAGTTCATCTCTGTGGAAAGGAAATGGGAGGTTGATGAATTGACAATGCACCAAATGCTTTCAACTTTCAAGGATTATTATGATCCTTTCTGGCTTGCCCTTTTCCCGGAAGGCACTGATTTCAC TGACCAGAAGTGCATTCGGAGTCAAAAGTATGCAGCCGAGAAAGGCTTACCcatattaaaaaatgttttgCTTCCCAAAACAAAGGGTTTCCGTACATGCTtacatgatttgaggaaatgTCTGGATGCAG TTTACGATGTGACCATCGGCTATAAACATCGATGCCCTTCTTTATTGGACAATGTCTTTGGATTGGAACCTTCTGAAGTTCATATACACATCCAACGCATTCCCCTTCACCACATTCCAACTACAGAAAATGAAGTTGCCAATTGGCTAATGAACACATTCCGCCACAAGGACCAATTACTTGAGAAATTTCATTCTCAAGGCCATTTTCCCCATGAAGGAACAGAAGGGGATCTCTCAACATTGAACTGCCTTGTTTCAATCATCACAGTAATGCTCCTAACATCCATATCTACATACTTTACCTTTTTTTCTTCCATCTGGTTCAAAATCTACGTATCATTAGCCTGTTCCTTTCTTGCATTTGCTACTCGTTTTAACATTCGACCAATGCCAATTTTTGGCCATAAAAAATCTTCTTGA
- the LOC120077129 gene encoding UPF0496 protein At4g34320-like → MGAHLSKKSSVPSINLSPNLAYTTELSSYEAACKADADLQSFDSTLQARTNQAINTIAVGVEVRALSFDSLKEITECLLEMNQEVVKVILACKKDIWKNQELFELVEEYFENSLQSLDFCTELEKCLKKARDSHLLIVMAIQQFEEEVKMEDGNGYVKTLQELRNFKAAGDPFTDEFFQIFNAVYRQQIGMLEKLLIRKNKLDKKLKSMSTWRKVSSIIFVATFASVLICSIVAAAMAAPPVAAAMAAAASIPVGSMGKWIDSLWKNYEAVLKGQKEVLSSMQVGTYVAIKDMDNIRVLIDKLTVEIESLLKKADFAIEEEAVKLGVEEMKKKLGQFMKNVEDLGLQADTCSRDIRRARTVVLQRIIKHPNH, encoded by the coding sequence ATGGGAGCCCATTTGAGCAAAAAGTCTTCAGTTCCATCCATTAATCTATCCCCTAATTTGGCTTACACGACGGAGCTGAGTTCTTATGAAGCGGCTTGTAAGGCTGACGCCGATCTACAATCGTTTGATTCCACTCTCCAAGCTCGTACTAACCAAGCAATTAATACCATCGCTGTTGGCGTTGAGGTTAGAGCTCTTTCCTTTGATTCTCTTAAAGAAATCACAGAATGTTTATTAGAAATGAATCAAGAAGTTGTGAAAGTAATTTTGGCTTGTAAGAAAGATATATGGAAGAATCAAGAGTTGTTTGAATTAGTTGAGGAGTATTTTGAGAATAGCTTGCAGTCTTTAGATTTCTGTACAGAATTGGAGAAGTGTTTGAAAAAAGCTCGTGATAGCCATCTTTTGATTGTAATGGCGATTCAACAATTTGAGGAGGAAGTTAAAATGGAAGATGGGAATGGATATGTCAAAACTTTACAAGAGCTAAGGAATTTTAAGGCTGCTGGTGATCCATTTACAGATGAGTTTTTCCAAATATTCAATGCTGTTTATAGGCAACAGATTGGAATGTTAGAGAAACTACTAATAAGGAAGAACAAGCTTGACAAGAAACTCAAATCCATGAGCACTTGGAGGAAGGTGTCTAGCATAATCTTTGTAGCTACTTTTGCTAGTGTGTTGATATGTTCAATTGTAGCAGCTGCCATGGCAGCTCCACCGGTTGCAGCGGCAATGGCTGCGGCAGCTTCGATTCCGGTGGGATCAATGGGGAAATGGATTGATTCATTATGGAAGAACTATGAGGCTGTTTTGAAGGGACAGAAGGAAGTGTTGAGCTCAATGCAAGTGGGAACATATGTAGCTATTAAAGATATGGATAacattagagtgcttattgataaATTGACAGTGGAGATAGAATCACTTTTGAAGAAAGCAGATTTTGCCATTGAAGAGGAAGCTGTGAAGCTTGGGGTGgaagagatgaagaagaaactggGACAGTTCATGAAGAATGTGGAGGATTTGGGATTACAGGCTGATACTTGCAGCAGAGATATTAGGAGGGCTAGGACAGTGGTTTTACAAAGGATCATAAAACATCCTAACCATTGA